ATCATGCAACCTGTTTCTTGTTCGGCTGTCCGGGCAATGTTGTGGATAATGGTGTTGGTATAGTAAATGATAGAGTTGGCTGAAAAAATCTACAGGGCGGTTCCTGTTGGCATCTGAAATAGTACTACGGCGAGGTGTTTTTTTAAGGCCTAGATGATTAAGCCGATGCTCATTAGCCAATAGCCCGGTAACTAGCTCTCTAAGAGAACTACACTGATGAAAGCTGCTGAATAGCATGGTTACCAAATGGTCAAAGGCCTTAAATTGCTTGTAATAGCTGTCTGCATTAGTCTCCCTGGCCGCTTTATCGATTAAAGTGGCGGGCACAAAAGAAAGTAACTGATTAAAAATCGGCTGTCCGGAAAAAAATCTACTTTTGCTCATAATGGTAAGTTGTAGTGTGGTAACTTAAACTTACTAAAAAAGGAGGCCACATCGGCCTCCTTTTATTTATCCTTACCTGTATTTTCCCCGGACACTATAGATTTTTAATTCGTAATTTCTTTCATCGCGCCATATACCCAGGTACCGGCGATGGCACTTAATAAAGTGATGAAAACAACTGTAAATCCGCTTCCAATCTGGGCAAACAATGGGCCCGGACAAGCGCCGGTAATGGCCCAGCCTATGCCGAAGATCAATCCGCCGAATATCTGTCCTTTATTGAATGTTTTAGGGGGTACGCTGATAGGCATACCATCCATTGATTTAATATTAAAGCGTTTGATTAGTTGTAGGGAGATGATACCCGTCACTACAGCTGTACCAATTACCCCGTACATATGGAAGGAGGTGAGCTGAAACATTTCCTGTATCCTGAACCAGCTGATTACCTGGGCCTTTACCAGGATGATACCGAAGAAGATGCCTGCTATGAGATACCTGATATTTTTCATCGTCATATTAATTGAGCCATTTAAAAATCAACGGGATGATCACATTGGCGCTGAAGAAGCCTCCAGCCATAAAGCAGCAGGTAGCTACCAGCGAAGGCCACTGCAGATTGGATAATCCCATGATGGAATGCCCGGAAGTACATCCACCGGCATAGCGGGTACCAAATCCCACGAGGAAACCTCCGCATATAAAGAAGATAAGCCCCTTCCAGGTAAACAAATTGGACCAGCTGAATATTTCCGGCGGCAACAATGCCCGGTAGTCATGTACGCCGTAACCGGTCAGTCGTTGCTGTGTAGCAGCAGCCACCTGTATCTCGCTGCCATCCTGAAGGAAATGCGCTGCCAGGAAGCCTCCCAGAGCAATACCCGCTACAAAGAACAGGTTCCATGACTCTTTTTTCCAGTCGTATTTAAAGAAAGAAATCCCCGCCGGGAAACATGCTGCGCAGATATGCCGCAGCGACGAGGAGATGCCAAATGCCTTATTCCCCAGCAGTAAAAGCACAGGCACTATCAGGCCAATCAGTATCCCGGAAATGGACCAATGCCAGGGGGCGTTGATGATGTGCATGAGTTTTTTCTTTAAAATTACGAATTACGAATTAGGAATTACGAATTGGAGCGGAGACCTAAACGGATATATTATTGTTGTCTGTTTAGGTCTCCGCTCCAATTCGTAATTCCTAATTCGTAATTCGTAATTCTACAACAAGTCGTTGTACTCCGGATGCCTTTTCATGTATGCATTAATGTAC
The genomic region above belongs to Chitinophaga sp. 180180018-3 and contains:
- a CDS encoding DUF6691 family protein, which codes for MKNIRYLIAGIFFGIILVKAQVISWFRIQEMFQLTSFHMYGVIGTAVVTGIISLQLIKRFNIKSMDGMPISVPPKTFNKGQIFGGLIFGIGWAITGACPGPLFAQIGSGFTVVFITLLSAIAGTWVYGAMKEITN
- a CDS encoding YeeE/YedE thiosulfate transporter family protein produces the protein MHIINAPWHWSISGILIGLIVPVLLLLGNKAFGISSSLRHICAACFPAGISFFKYDWKKESWNLFFVAGIALGGFLAAHFLQDGSEIQVAAATQQRLTGYGVHDYRALLPPEIFSWSNLFTWKGLIFFICGGFLVGFGTRYAGGCTSGHSIMGLSNLQWPSLVATCCFMAGGFFSANVIIPLIFKWLN